CACATTACAAAAGTGCGTGAGAGAATATTGCCATCATCACATAATATAAATGCCATTATTGTATACAGTTCACAAAAATTGGCAGTAGCAACATCTCATGGATTGTATTTTGTCAATACTTCAAACCTCTCTTACGGAAGAGTAGCTCCAATATACACAAATTTCATAGATTTGGCAAAAGATAGTCGCAATAACATCTGGTTGATAGATAGAACAAAATTTTACAAATATGATGCTTCTCAAAATAAAATTTTACAAAGTACGATTCCTTTGGATTTTGCAAACGATATAAAAATAGTAGACAAAAATGGTGTCACGTTCGCAATCATTGCAAATGGAACCGAAGGTGTCAAAATCATTAATCTCTATCCTCGCATCACTCCAACGCATCAACAAAAATTTATTTTCGATATTGACACCCCAGGTCATGCAAATGCTGTAGATGTCAAAGGTAACAACATCTATGTCGCAGATGGACAAAATGGAATCGTCGTTATAGATTTTCAATCGAGATCTATTGTAGGACATGCAAACACTTTTGATTATACTTGCGATATAACAATAGATGGAAGTTACGCTTATGTTGCGGATTATGCAAGTGGATTAATAATGTTTGATCTCTCCACTCCTACTCATCCTGCCATGAGTGGATACATTGATATTCTCTATAATGCCTGTAAAGTTACCAAACTTTTTAAAAATGGCAAAAAATTGGCCTTTGTTTATAGAGATGAAGGTACACAAAGAGGTATCAATATTATTGATGTGTCGAATCCTTACTACAGGGACATTACGCTCTCTGGTGTGGTATCACGCATAACAGAAAAGGGATCAACCATTAAATCTATCGCCAAAAGAGGAAGTATCCTTTATGCTCTTAGTGAAGGCAAACTATTTATCTACTCTATCGCTCCAAATAAGGTTTTCTTGAATAAACTCACAGAATTTATCATTAATCAATCTCCAGCTGATTGGACAGATATTGCTCTTTCCAATCATCTTAACCATCTCTATATCAGTAGCAATAAAAAAGGGCTTATAGAAGTTGATATTACAAATCCTGTGCAACCTCAATCGGTAGGAATTTATCCAGTCCAAAGCACATATACTGATGCAACGCAACTCATTCTCAATAGCGATAGTTCAAAAGCCTTTTTAGCAGATTTTAGCAAAGTCCACATTCTTAGATTATGGTCAACACCTGCCTATCTTGAAGAGCATCTTCTAAATGTGCCAGGTACCATTAACTATATTGCAATTTCAGAGGATGGAACAAAACTTTTTGTCACATATCAAACTTTTGCGACATATCAAAGTCCTCCAGTGTATAAAACGAACATTTACGATATCACATCCAATAACACCTTAAGTCCTTCATTCATCGGTACCATTACTTACAATCAAAATGAATATGTGTATGGGGCCATCCAATTCCATGATGCTTCCCATCTTTTAACCTTCTCCACATGGATGAAATATTATGATATTACAAATCTCAATGCTCCAAGATTAATTGAATCCTCTTCTGCATATCCTACAGTAGTCTTGCATATTGCTGGCAATGATTATGGCTATCGGATATATGGCATAACAAAAGGATATGGTTTAGATGTTTTTGATAGGACAAAGTATAAAGGCTGCTTCAATACTTTTGGAACAACAGATTTTAAAGGAGGAAGAAAGGCTGTAAGAAATGGCAATATATTTTATATTCCTGATGGAAGAATGGGAACAAATATCATAGATGTAAATCTATTTGCACCACATGATCAATAAAAAGAGCCGCCTTTAGGCTCTTTTTAAAGACGCATATCAAAACTGTATCATCCCTTCACTTGGGCTCGATGCCGTTGCGTAAGGTTTTTTAGGAATTCGGCCAGCCAAATAGCTCATACGTCCTGCTTGTACTGCATGCTTCATAGCTTCAGCCATGAGGATCGGATTTTTCGCTTGTGCAATGGCTGTATTTGTTAGTACTCCATCAGCTCCTAGCTCCATAGCAATTGCCGCATCACTTGCACATCCAACCCCTGCATCAACGATAACTGGAACATTCACAGCTTCTTTGACAAAAACTACATTGTATCTGTTTTGGATACCAAGACCACTTCCAATCGGTGCAGCAAGTGGCATTACAGCTGCAGCTCCAGCATTTTCAAGTTTTTTTGCTGTAATTGGATCGTCATTGGTATATGCCATAACAGTAAAACCATCTTTTGCCAATACTTCACACGCTTTAATCGTCTCAATCACATCTGGATAGAGCGTTTTTTCAGTATCTCCTATAATTTCAAGCTTAATGATATCGATACCTGTTGCTTCTCTTACCATCCTAAAGAGAGTAATTGCCTCTTCAGCAGTCGTACAACCAGCACTGTTTGGCAAAAGCTGCACATCGCTATCTTTGAAATAGTCCATGAGGTTTTCTTTATTTGGATCGGTAATATTGACCCGTCGCACTGCCACAGTAATCATCTGTGCACCACTAGCAATTGTAGCATCGTATGTAGTTTTGAAATCTGGATATTTTCCACTTCCAACTATGAGCCTGCTTGTAAATTCATACTTTCCAATTTTTAAGATATCAGCCATCGCTACTCCTATTAGGATAAATTTTGTCTTATTTTATACGAAAACCGCTTCTGTGTCAAAACTAATATTTGTAAAAAACAAAAATATGCTCATGCATAATAAGTAAAAAATTATATTCTTGACTTCTTTTTTTCCAAAATCCAGTAGCTTTACAGTTATGTTGATGTTTAATAATATCTTCTTTTAACAAAAACCCTACTTTTAAAAATCTCTCCATAACTTTATAAGCTAAAGGTTGATATATTTTGTTTCTTCTTGTATCTCCTATTAAAATAGCACAATATTTATCTTTTTTTAATACTCTATAAAACTCTTTTGCAATAATTTCTATCTCATCACAAAATTTATCTAAATCTTTTATATGAGACAAATCACCACTAATATTATCAGAGTATTTAATAATATTTGCATATGGAGGATGCGTAAGAATAAAATCTATACTTTCACCATTTATGAAAGATAAATTGCGAGCATCATTTTTAAAAATTTCAATTTTGGGATTATATGCAGATTCAAAATTTAATGCTCCTTTCGTTAACTCAATTGCATTTTCATTTATATCACATCCAATTAAATTTCTATTTAATAATTTACACTCTATTGCGGTTGTCCCTCCGCCAATCATCGGATCTAAAAGTAAATCTCCCTCTTTTGAATATCTTAAAATGAGATTTCTTGCTACTTCTGGTGCCCAGTTCCCTCTATATTTTGCATTATGTGTTGCCCAACTACCCCTTTTTGGAAAAGACCAAACAGTTGTGCATTCAAGTTCAAAATTTGTTGGTTGAAAAGCTTTTATTTTTTGCATACATTTTTACTTCCAAATCTTAATACTAACTCTGGTATTTATAAGTAAATTATATTATTTAAGGAATACCACCCATTAACATATCTCTTCCAGAATAATTCCAATATCTTATATCTTGCTCAATAAAAAACCATTTAAGACAATGAAGAATTAAATCCACATCATATCCCACTCGAAAATCAAATTTTCCAAAATCTATATTTTCAACTTCTATTTTACATTCAAATATTTTGACAATCTGTTCTTTAAATAAATTATAAAGTTCTGGATTACTTTCTTTTTTTCTTTGTAAATCCTCAATGACATCATCATGCTTTGGATAATCCCTATATTGTCCTGAAGGATTAAAATTAGTATTTGTTACTGTTATTAAAAAATCAAAACCATTTTTTAAATTAGCTGGTCTACGCAATATTACTTCATTTCCATTTTGTAGTTTGGCAACTCTATATTTATACCTACTTGCTTTTTTCCCACTCCCCGTTCCGGGCTCTTCTTCCATAAATTTCTTAATTACCCTTGCCCTCACCTCATTTCTAGTGCCTATATTGGAAAAGTAATTAAGACAATCAATTATTTTTTCCATTTTTTCCTCCTATTTCATAATTCCTTATCACTACCTCACTTATCTTCCCTCTTCCCTCTTTTTTGCTATTGATAAATCTATGCATATACACTATATCAATTCTATATTCTTTATATAAATCTTTAATAAATTTTGTATCAGAGTTACTCTCCATTACAAAACAGCCTCTTTTATCTAACTCTTCGTACACATTAAAAAGTCTTCTTTGCTCATCTTCCAAAAACGCTAAATCAGTATATGAGGTAAACTTGGAAGTCTCACTGAGTGGATAGTAGGGAGGATCGAAATAGATAAAATCCTCTTTTTGAACATATTGCAAAACCTCACTAAAATCTGCAGCTTCAATAACTGCTCCTTGCAAAGCTTTGGAGGCGTTTACTATGAGATCACTATCATATATTTTTGGATTTTTGTATCTGCCTATAGGAACGTTAAAATGCCCCTTCTTATTTACTCTATAGAGCCCATTGAAGCAGGTTTTATTAAGATAAATAAATCTTGCAGCTCGTGTAATTGGATCAAGTTCTTTAAAATCCTCTTTCCTATCTAATTCCCTTATCTTATAATAAAACTCTTTTGAGTGGTTTTCTTGAAACTCTTTTAACTTCTCTAAAAGCTCATCGGGCTTATTTTGCACAATCTTATATGTATTTATAAGCTCTTCATTCCTATCAAAAAGATAAACTTTTTTGTTTTGTAACATTCCTAAATTAAATAGCTCAAAAAAGAGCGCTCCGCCACCTACAAAGGGCTCAAAGTAGTTATTAAATTTCCTTGGAATAAGTGGTAGAAGTTGCGTTAATAAACCTCTTTTTCCTCCAACCCACTTTACGAATGGAGATGCTACACTCTTTTTTTCTACACAATCAACCATAAAAACCTTTGCATTGAAATTTTTCTAAAATATTACCACATAAAATTCTCTTACAAATAACTCTTAATTTTTTACAATACTAAAGAATTAATTGATGTTATAAGTGCTATAATAGCTATATGAACGAGCAACTTTTAGGTGAATTTCTTCTTCTTTTAGCACTTCTTTTTGGCCTGACCTACTTTTTGGCAGGATTTTTTGAAAAACTCAAAATCCCTGGAATTTTGGCTGCCCTTTTTGTAGGTATGGGGATCCACTATACACCTATTGGTTCCATACTGCAATCTGGACTCAATGGTAACATCTTTACTGTACTTGCTGATCTTGGTGTGCTCTTTTTGCTCTTTTTCATAGGCCTACAGATCGATATGAAGGAGATGAAGAGTCAAAGTAGTGACATTATCCTGGCTACAGTGCTCAATACTCTCTTTCCATTCTTGATGGGCGTAGCTGTCATGCTCTATCTTGACTATGGTTGGCTCATCGCTTTTGTCATAGGCCTTACTCGTATGCCAACAGCCGAAGCTGTCATCGTACCAATTTTAGATGAATTTAATATTATTCGTACAAAAGTAGGTAACTATATTGTCGGTGCTGGGGTTCTTGATGATGTCATAGAGGTATTTCTCGTAGCATTTGTCTCTGTCTGGATAGGAATGAAGAGTGGAGTAGTTCAGAGTGAGTCGCAAGAGATTACTGATATTTTAATAAATGCAACCATCTTCATCGCAGCAGCCTTTATTGCTAGAAAATTTATTTTAGTACCTCTATCTAAATGGACAAAAACCTCTGTCGTTAATCTCATAGTATTAATGATTCTCACTCTTTTTATCTTTGGGGGATTTGCTGAATATAGTGATCTTGGTCTTGTAGTAGGTGCAATCGTAGCTGGTATTATCATCCGTCCTGTTTTTAATAAAGCAGGTGAAATTGGCGAAAATGCAACAAAAGCGGTCAAAGCCGTAAGCTACGGCTTTTTTGGAATCATCTTTTTCTTATGGATAGGGATGAGCGTTGACTTAGAGGGTCTCATTAAAGCCCCAGAACTTGCTATTTTGCTCTTTTTGGCTGCATTTGTAGGCAAACTTATTGGTATCCTCCTCATGGTACCTATGAAAAAGCTTACACTCAAAGAGGCTATTACGATAGGCATAGGACTCAATGCAAGACTTACTACTGAAATTATTGTCGCCAAACTGCTTTTGGATGCAAAAATCATCGATACCGAGCTTTTCACAGCTTTAGTAGCCGCTTCAAGTGTCTCTACAATTATCGTACCCCTTACATTCTCTTTGCTTGCTTCCAGATGGAAAGATGAGTTTGTATCTGCACCTGCTATTACACCAAAAGAGCATGCAGCCATCAAAGAAGCTCCAATCCCTTGGCATGCAAAAAAGATTGAAGAAATCATACAGCTTCTACGCACCGATCCTAAAAAGGGGCTTAATAATGAAGAGGTTCAAAAACGATTACAAATCTACGGTCTCAATAAGATAGTTTCAACTAAAAAAATCCCTTGGTATGTTATTTTGTTTCGGCAGTTTACTGATGTGCTTATCCTTATCCTTCTTGTAGCTGCTGGAATTAGTTTCGCCATAGGTGAAGTGGGTGATGGCTGGACTATTATGGCTATTGTTATCCTCAACGGCATCTTGGGTTTTATTCAAGAGTTCAAAGCTGAAAAAGCTATCGAAGCACTACAAAAAATGCTCTCACCCCACTGCAAAGTTATCCGTGACGGTATGCAAAAAGAGATAGAGACCAAATACCTTGTGCCTGGTGATATTGTCATACTTCAAATAGGCGACAAAGTCCCGGCAGATCTTCGTCTTATTGAATCTGTCAATCTTAAAATAGACGAATCTGCACTCACAGGTGAATCGGTACCGGTCAACAAATGGATAGATCCCGTTCCTCAACAAGCCCCTTTAGCAGAGCGAAAAGATATGGCCTATATGGGAACGAATGTTACCAATGGATATGGTAAAGGAGTCGTTGTAGCAACGGGTATGGCTACAGAATTTGGCAAAATTGCCAAACTCACAAGTGAAGTGGAGCAAGCTCCTACACCACTACAACGAAAACTAGCAGTTCTAGGCAAAAAACTTGGCATCATCTCCATTGCAATTTCCGTTCTTGTCGCCATAATTGGATATCTTTTTGGAAAAGATCTTTTTGAGATGTTCATGACAGGCATCTCTTTGGCTGTAGCCGTAGTGCCCGAGGGCTTGCCTGCTGTTGTCACCATTACACTGGCTCTTGGAGTCAAAGCAATGGTCAAACGCAATGCACTGCTAAGAAGACTCCAAGCAGCAGAAAATCTTGGAAGCGCAAATGTCATCTGTACCGATAAAACCGGTACTCTCACCAAAAATCAGATGACAGTCAAAAAAATATGGCTTTTTAGCGAAGAGCTCGAAGCTACTGGCAGTGGCTACGATCCAGCTGGACATTTTGAGAAAAATGGCAAAAAAGTAGACTATAAACATGATAAAGCTCTTTTGAAACTGCTTCATACTGGACTTGTTTGTAATCACGCCTCACTTAAAAAAGATCAAAACGGATGGCATGCTATAGGAGATCCTACAGAGGTTTCATTAATCGTTGCAGCGTATAAAGCATGGCTTGCACCAAAAGATGAAAAAATCATTAGTGAGTTTTCATTTAATAGCGAGCGAAAACGAATGACGGTAATTGTCGAGGAGAATGGCAAGAGAGTTGCCTATATCAAAGGAGCTCCAGAAGTACTCTTGCAAAGAGCTGCATATTATGATGATGGCTCTGGCATCAAGCCGCTTGATGCAAAAATGAAGAAAAAATTTGAGCAAGCTTACATAGAATATGCAAAAAGTGGGCTTCGCACTCTTGCACTTGGATATAGAATTGTTTCAGATTCTATAAAACTTGATCCAGATGATGTGGAAAAAGATATCGTACTTCTTGGTATTGTAGGCATCATCGATCCTCCTCGTCCTGAAGTTCCAGAAGCTATCAAAACGGCCCAAGAAGCAGGCATCAAAGTGATTATGATTACAGGAGATGCCCCTTTAACAGCTCTAGCTATTGCAAAAGAGATAGGACTCAAAGCCTCTCGTGCTATCACTGGTAATGAATTAGCTAGTATGGATGACGAGGCTTTACATAAAGCCATCAAAGAGGATGTGATTTTTGCTCGCGTAGCACCACAAGACAAACTTCGCATCGTCGATATCTTGCAAAAAGAGGGACTCATTGTCGCAATGACAGGAGATGGAGTCAATGACGCTCCAGCACTCAAAAAAGCAGATGTAGGCATTGCCATGGGGCTTCGAGGAACCGATGTGGCAAAAGGAGCGGCAGATATTATCTTGCTCGATGACAATTTTGCATCCATCATCAAAGCTGTCAAAGAGGGAAGGCGCCAATATGACAATATCAAAAAATTTGTCACATATCTGCTCTCTTCCAATACCGGTGAA
The Nitratiruptor tergarcus DSM 16512 genome window above contains:
- a CDS encoding thiazole synthase, with protein sequence MADILKIGKYEFTSRLIVGSGKYPDFKTTYDATIASGAQMITVAVRRVNITDPNKENLMDYFKDSDVQLLPNSAGCTTAEEAITLFRMVREATGIDIIKLEIIGDTEKTLYPDVIETIKACEVLAKDGFTVMAYTNDDPITAKKLENAGAAAVMPLAAPIGSGLGIQNRYNVVFVKEAVNVPVIVDAGVGCASDAAIAMELGADGVLTNTAIAQAKNPILMAEAMKHAVQAGRMSYLAGRIPKKPYATASSPSEGMIQF
- a CDS encoding TRM11 family SAM-dependent methyltransferase translates to MQKIKAFQPTNFELECTTVWSFPKRGSWATHNAKYRGNWAPEVARNLILRYSKEGDLLLDPMIGGGTTAIECKLLNRNLIGCDINENAIELTKGALNFESAYNPKIEIFKNDARNLSFINGESIDFILTHPPYANIIKYSDNISGDLSHIKDLDKFCDEIEIIAKEFYRVLKKDKYCAILIGDTRRNKIYQPLAYKVMERFLKVGFLLKEDIIKHQHNCKATGFWKKRSQEYNFLLIMHEHIFVFYKY
- a CDS encoding calcium-translocating P-type ATPase, PMCA-type, producing the protein MNEQLLGEFLLLLALLFGLTYFLAGFFEKLKIPGILAALFVGMGIHYTPIGSILQSGLNGNIFTVLADLGVLFLLFFIGLQIDMKEMKSQSSDIILATVLNTLFPFLMGVAVMLYLDYGWLIAFVIGLTRMPTAEAVIVPILDEFNIIRTKVGNYIVGAGVLDDVIEVFLVAFVSVWIGMKSGVVQSESQEITDILINATIFIAAAFIARKFILVPLSKWTKTSVVNLIVLMILTLFIFGGFAEYSDLGLVVGAIVAGIIIRPVFNKAGEIGENATKAVKAVSYGFFGIIFFLWIGMSVDLEGLIKAPELAILLFLAAFVGKLIGILLMVPMKKLTLKEAITIGIGLNARLTTEIIVAKLLLDAKIIDTELFTALVAASSVSTIIVPLTFSLLASRWKDEFVSAPAITPKEHAAIKEAPIPWHAKKIEEIIQLLRTDPKKGLNNEEVQKRLQIYGLNKIVSTKKIPWYVILFRQFTDVLILILLVAAGISFAIGEVGDGWTIMAIVILNGILGFIQEFKAEKAIEALQKMLSPHCKVIRDGMQKEIETKYLVPGDIVILQIGDKVPADLRLIESVNLKIDESALTGESVPVNKWIDPVPQQAPLAERKDMAYMGTNVTNGYGKGVVVATGMATEFGKIAKLTSEVEQAPTPLQRKLAVLGKKLGIISIAISVLVAIIGYLFGKDLFEMFMTGISLAVAVVPEGLPAVVTITLALGVKAMVKRNALLRRLQAAENLGSANVICTDKTGTLTKNQMTVKKIWLFSEELEATGSGYDPAGHFEKNGKKVDYKHDKALLKLLHTGLVCNHASLKKDQNGWHAIGDPTEVSLIVAAYKAWLAPKDEKIISEFSFNSERKRMTVIVEENGKRVAYIKGAPEVLLQRAAYYDDGSGIKPLDAKMKKKFEQAYIEYAKSGLRTLALGYRIVSDSIKLDPDDVEKDIVLLGIVGIIDPPRPEVPEAIKTAQEAGIKVIMITGDAPLTALAIAKEIGLKASRAITGNELASMDDEALHKAIKEDVIFARVAPQDKLRIVDILQKEGLIVAMTGDGVNDAPALKKADVGIAMGLRGTDVAKGAADIILLDDNFASIIKAVKEGRRQYDNIKKFVTYLLSSNTGEVIAIFVNILLGGPLILLPVQILWMNLVTDGMTAVALGVEPAEAGIMKRPPQAVNAPFLQLRGIIMIILLGSYIGFGTLWLFHHYLSLGLPQSQAIPLAQTVAFTGIIILEKMNVFNYRSLHAPMPVIGFFSNPWLLLAWTLTVGAQVAAVYVPFLQNALHTVPLQLKDWLLIFEVAVPIFIIVELYKWFEWWVLKKRS
- a CDS encoding DNA adenine methylase → MVDCVEKKSVASPFVKWVGGKRGLLTQLLPLIPRKFNNYFEPFVGGGALFFELFNLGMLQNKKVYLFDRNEELINTYKIVQNKPDELLEKLKEFQENHSKEFYYKIRELDRKEDFKELDPITRAARFIYLNKTCFNGLYRVNKKGHFNVPIGRYKNPKIYDSDLIVNASKALQGAVIEAADFSEVLQYVQKEDFIYFDPPYYPLSETSKFTSYTDLAFLEDEQRRLFNVYEELDKRGCFVMESNSDTKFIKDLYKEYRIDIVYMHRFINSKKEGRGKISEVVIRNYEIGGKNGKNN